The DNA window CCGGGGCGGCGCCACCGACGTGGAGCTCGCTCGCGCCATCCGCGCCGCGCTGGGCGACAAGCCGGAGGGACACCGCTTCACGGAGCCAGGCAATGGCGCCACGCTGCTGTCGATGATGGGCATCGGCGGCTGAGCCACACGCCGGACACACGACGGGCGGGCCCGCGCCTTCGCGCATGACCCGCCCGTGATGAAACCTGGTTACTTCACCAGCCGAAGGGCGAACGGATACTTGTACGCCTGACCCTCATTCGCCTTCAGCCCGGCGATGACGGGGAACACCAGCGCCACGATGAGGACCACGGGCGCGATGAGGAGGCCGATGAAGAGGCAGCTCGTCGCCGCGGCGATGATGCCCGCGATGAAGACCGTGATCTGGAAGTTCAGCGACTCCACCGCGTGCTCACGGACGAAGGAGGACTCCTTGCCCTTCGTCAGCATCAGCACGAGCGGAACCGCGAATCCCAGTCCCACGAAGTTGGCGAGGATGGTGCCGATGTGAGCGACAAGGCCCATCGTCTTGTCGTCTTGAGACAGCATCGGCGATCCCGTGATGTACGAACCCATCTGCTCCCGCGGTGGAGTCTCCATGAAGTCTCCCTCCCGATATTCGTCGAGGGCGCGAATGCCGCACCCATGCGCACCTACCATCGCACGCACGGCCTCGAATTGTCACGTCTCGGACAGGTGATGTTCCGGGTCGTTTGATGACCTCGGACCCGACTCCCGGGCCCGAGGTGTCACGGCTCAGCGATACAACTGGCTACCTGTCTTCTTGAATTCCTCGCTCTTCTGCTCCAGCCCCTGGTCGAGCGCGGCCGACTCCGTGACGCCCGTCTTCGCGGCGTAGTCGCGCACCTCCTGGGTGATTTTCATCGAGCAGAACTGCGGGCCGCACATCGAGCAGAAGTGGGCGACCTTCGCGCCCTCCGCGGGGAGCGTCTCGTCGTGGAAGGCCCGGGCGCGCTCGGGGTCCAGGGAGAGGTTGAACTGGTCCTCCCACCGGAACTCGAAGCGGGCCTTGGACAGCGCATTGTCACGGGCTTGTGCCCCTGGATGGCCCTTGGCCAGGTCCGCGGCGTGGGCGGCGATCTTGTACGTGATGACGCCTTCCTTCACGTCATCGCGGTCCGGCAGGCCCAGGTGCTCCTTCGGCGTCACGTAGCAGAGCATCGCGGTGCCGAACCAGCCGATCATCGCCGCGCCGATGCCGCTGGTGAAGTGGTCATACCCCGGCGCGATGTCCGTGGTGAGAGGCCCCAGCGTGTAGAACGGCGCCTCGCCGCACACGGCGAGCTGCTTGGTCATGTTCTCCTGGATGAGGTGCATGGGCACATGGCCTGGGCCCTCGATCATCGTCTGCACGTCGTGCTTCCAGGCGATCTTCGTCAGCTCGCCCAGCGTCTCCAGCTCGCCGAACTGCGCCGCGTCGTTCGCGTCGGCGATGGAGCCCGGCCGCAGCCCGTCGCCCAGGCTGAAGCTGACGTCGTACGCCTTCATGATCTCGCAGATCTCTTCGAAGTGCGTGTAGAGGAAGTTCTCCTGGTGGTGGGCCAGGCACCACTTCGCGAGGATGGAGCCACCCCGGCTGACGATGCCCGTCAGGCGCTTCGCGGTGAGCGGGACGTAGCGCAGCAGCACACCGGCGTGGATGGTGAAGTAGTCCACCCCCTGCTCCGCCTGCTCGATGAGCGTGTCGCGGAAGATGTCCCAGGTGAGCTCCTCCGCCTTGCCGCCGACCTTCTCCAGTGCCTGGTAGATGGGCACCGTGCCGATGGG is part of the Myxococcus landrumus genome and encodes:
- a CDS encoding DUF4870 domain-containing protein, producing the protein METPPREQMGSYITGSPMLSQDDKTMGLVAHIGTILANFVGLGFAVPLVLMLTKGKESSFVREHAVESLNFQITVFIAGIIAAATSCLFIGLLIAPVVLIVALVFPVIAGLKANEGQAYKYPFALRLVK
- the thiC gene encoding phosphomethylpyrimidine synthase ThiC — encoded protein: MSGASKSLKVDGKVLEGISQGPLPASRKVFVNGTLHPDVRVPLREISQTPTRHGHGPEARETANPPVHVYDSSGPYTDPEADIDLRRGLPAAREAWILRRGDTEELAGITSKYGKEREEDPRLAGLRFGHRRKPRVARAGSNVSQLHYARKGIITPEMEYVAVRENLRVEASLAAQHPGHSWGASIPKVITPEFVRDEVARGRAIIPANINHPEVEPMIIGRNFLVKINANIGNSAVTSSIEEEVEKMVWSIRWGADTVMDLSTGRNIHETREWILRNAPVPIGTVPIYQALEKVGGKAEELTWDIFRDTLIEQAEQGVDYFTIHAGVLLRYVPLTAKRLTGIVSRGGSILAKWCLAHHQENFLYTHFEEICEIMKAYDVSFSLGDGLRPGSIADANDAAQFGELETLGELTKIAWKHDVQTMIEGPGHVPMHLIQENMTKQLAVCGEAPFYTLGPLTTDIAPGYDHFTSGIGAAMIGWFGTAMLCYVTPKEHLGLPDRDDVKEGVITYKIAAHAADLAKGHPGAQARDNALSKARFEFRWEDQFNLSLDPERARAFHDETLPAEGAKVAHFCSMCGPQFCSMKITQEVRDYAAKTGVTESAALDQGLEQKSEEFKKTGSQLYR